CCACAGAACCACGTGATAAACGTAGGGGAGACCCGCTGGTCTCCCTTTTTCTCCGCGCCTCTGTGGCTATAAATAAAACAGGAGCATTCAGTATGAATTTTCAGTCACAAATCAATCAGGAATCGTCCTTTCATTTGCGGCAGGCCATGGAACGTCTGCGGGAAGGAATTTTTGATCCCGTCGCTGTTCGTTTGCTGACAGCGCATGAAGACCGATTGCAAGCCGCAGTGAATGTGGGACTACAGCAGGTAAGTTCCGGAAAATCGGCGCAATTGTTTGTTCGGGGGTCCTATGGTCAGGGAAAATCGCACAGCCTGGCCTATATTCAGGATTATGCGCAACGACAAGGATATGTCACCAGCATGATCAACCTGGACCCGAGGGAACTTCCCTTGCACCAGTTCAAACTAGTGTATGGCGCACTGATGGAAAACCTTAAATTTCCTGACAGAAATGACACTGTGTTCGAAAAACGCTGGAAACAATGGGTGGAACAACAATTTGCCGGAAAATCTATCACAGCGGAATCAGTAAAATCCCTGATTCCGGAAAATATACCCCACTTGTTTCGTTGCGTATTGACCGGTCTGGCCATGAACACCGTAGCGCTCACCAGCAAGCAGAAAACCACCAAAAAACACATGGCTTATCGTCCCAGAGAATTCTCGCCTCAACTTGCCCGGGTTTTTCGAGGCGAAACCATTTCCTATTCCCGACTGCAACGGGCACTCAAATACCGGCAAGTCGATTTTTATCGGGAACAATCACTGGTTTGCCGTGGTTTTGAGCCATACTGGCAGATGCTTCAGGGCCTGTCTGAACTATTCCGAAAAATGGGGTATGGCGGGTGGGTGATTCTATTCGACGAAGGTGAATCCATGGCGCAGGCCAATATTTCCATGAGAAACAGAAACTATCAGTTGTTACAGCAGATCTGGTTCTCTGAACAACCTGCCCACATCCTGTCAGTTTT
This SAR324 cluster bacterium DNA region includes the following protein-coding sequences:
- a CDS encoding DUF2791 family P-loop domain-containing protein, coding for MNFQSQINQESSFHLRQAMERLREGIFDPVAVRLLTAHEDRLQAAVNVGLQQVSSGKSAQLFVRGSYGQGKSHSLAYIQDYAQRQGYVTSMINLDPRELPLHQFKLVYGALMENLKFPDRNDTVFEKRWKQWVEQQFAGKSITAESVKSLIPENIPHLFRCVLTGLAMNTVALTSKQKTTKKHMAYRPREFSPQLARVFRGETISYSRLQRALKYRQVDFYREQSLVCRGFEPYWQMLQGLSELFRKMGYGGWVILFDEGESMAQANISMRNRNYQLLQQIWFSEQPAHILSVFAFTDDFFHKVESEDYDRQLLRQQGEEPLETPYFEQNYAQAWRSLNQFHLQALTAREWDDLAEKLTMMHTRAYDWSAPDQLQELLRERLKKSVGEETRYRLKGLVDQLDLEQQALMLKNVTSKANRS